From Hyla sarda isolate aHylSar1 chromosome 5, aHylSar1.hap1, whole genome shotgun sequence, a single genomic window includes:
- the TRIL gene encoding TLR4 interactor with leucine rich repeats, giving the protein MEKAIILVLLISVTSTVCWSVEKCPEPCDCQHPQHILCSNRGLMSVPKTSHFVSPVATKTFSLGGNFISNISAVDFSSYYNLQRLDLQYNQIQFIHPKAFEKLTHLEELYLGNNWLPTLSTNALSPLKKLKVLNVNSNRLHNVSRSSLANLGSLVKLRLDSNNIQTLHGSPFLGLTNLLYLHLENNKINNISKNAFVGLVKLRLLSLSGNPLNSLQYPIFLPLRSLSTLTMAGNNLQQLGPGVFNGLQKLSKLILSSNRISTIHSKALQGLGMLHDLQLDGNSLTRLPEGLLASLQSLEVLNVSHNALSELQPGTFNGLKRLRVLDLQDNMLKFLPGDIFSGNPALYRLQLEGNKWTCDCHLLGLKHWILGTLHSRSRILTVFVQCRQPREVAGKYLDYLDDAYLQAVGGCTFSTTPPQLTTPLLDDGLRLHQGMSDTSAEPVDQTMKMVSKLNLLAPVSTLSSGGSTFLQTLTSVQKVPSTKRPLNMKREGGTGRQKVSQTDKKGNIKTTAGSRQPHGTKQNLMYHSQQHPEAERPNPETFQTATESLPQVHLRQAEAEITTSNKLPHSIPTAEGFHEELHDTKQPPPKAENSEVNGTLQLLSENVGPELKLDIPVPETLQQGQPSFDTVHQGHSETLHQVAPLGLSDPCEFNKLYLLNLSVETVESNSARVRWQTSISHTHGHVLFRVLYERFGQSGRFQRFVYPRGHAESLTLLELTEDTPYLVCVESLINGRACPVAPREHCVGLVTSPSEDHRPLLNYQMLALGLLALNALLLLLGLIIWGSKRARKKWCRRRAPVHVRQMYSTRRPYRSVGTGVSTDFSGFQSHRPRTAVCALGESDLIEFPGCDRFREGGNLHRDDLLQRFTD; this is encoded by the coding sequence ATGGAGAAGGCTATAATTTTGGTGTTGTTGATATCGGTGACTTCCACTGTTTGTTGGAGTGTGGAAAAGTGTCCAGAACCATGTGACTGTCAACATCCACAGCACATACTGTGCTCTAACAGGGGTCTGATGTCTGTTCCAAAAACTAGTCACTTTGTAAGCCCAGTTGCAACTAAAACCTTCAGCTTGGGAGGAAACTTTATCTCCAACATAAGTGCTGTAGACTTTTCAAGTTATTATAATCTACAGAGGCTTGACCTGCAATACAATCAGATCCAGTTCATTCATCCCAAAGCATTTGAGAAGCTCACTCACCTAGAAGAACTATACCTTGGCAACAACTGGCTTCCCACTCTTTCTACCAATGCTTTGTCGCCACTTAAGAAACTAAAGGTCCTTAATGTGAACAGCAATCGGCTTCACAATGTCAGTCGCTCCAGCCTAGCTAACTTGGGGTCACTTGTTAAGTTGAGACTGGACAGTAATAATATCCAGACACTGCATGGTTCTCCTTTCTTGGGTCTCACTAATCTGCTTTATTTGCATCTAGAAAACAACAAAATTAACAATATTAGTAAAAATGCCTTTGTAGGACTTGTGAAATTGCGTTTATTGAGCCTGTCAGGAAACCCCTTGAATTCCTTGCAATATCCCATATTTTTACCATTGCGCTCTCTGAGCACACTAACCATGGCTGGAAATAATCTACAACAACTGGGACCAGGTGTTTTCAATGGATTACAAAAGCTTTCCAAGCTCATTCTCAGCTCAAACAGGATTTCTACAATACACAGCAAGGCTCTTCAGGGGCTTGGGATGCTGCATGATTTGCAACTGGATGGCAACTCGCTGACCAGGCTCCCAGAAGGCCTCCTGGCATCACTGCAGAGTTTAGAAGTGCTGAACGTGAGCCACAATGCCCTGTCAGAATTGCAACCTGGAACTTTTAATGGACTTAAACGGCTAAGAGTGCTAGATTTACAGGACAATATGTTGAAATTTCTGCCTGGAGATATTTTTTCTGGAAATCCAGCTCTTTACCGGTTACAGCTGGAAGGAAATAAGTGGACCTGTGACTGCCACCTATTGGGGCTTAAGCACTGGATTCTGGGAACCCTGCATTCACGGAGCCGGATTCTGACTGTATTTGTGCAGTGCAGGCAGCCTCGGGAAGTTGCAGGGAAATATTTGGACTACCTAGATGATGCCTATTTACAGGCAGTTGGAGGATGCACATTCAGCACCACACCTCCACAACTGACTACCCCCCTGCTAGATGATGGTTTACGTTTGCACCAGGGGATGAGTGATACAAGTGCTGAACCTGTAGACCAGACAATGAAAATGGTTTCCAAGCTTAATTTATTAGCTCCAGTATCAACTCTGTCATCAGGAGGCTCCACTTTTCTCCAAACCCTAACATCAGTGCAAAAGGTGCCAAGCACAAAGAGACCTCTGAACATGAAAAGAGAAGGTGGTACTGGACGACAAAAGGTATCACAAACTGATAAAAAGGGAAATATAAAGACTACAGCTGGATCCAGACAGCCTCATGGAACTAAACAGAACTTGATGTACCACAGCCAACAGCATCCAGAGGCTGAAAGGCCAAATCCTGAAACATTCCAGACTGCAACTGAGTCACTACCACAGGTACATCTCCGGCAAGCTGAGGCTGAAATAACAACATCCAACAAGTTGCCTCATAGTATCCCTACAGCTGAAGGTTTCCATGAAGAGCTCCATGATACCAAACAGCCTCCACCTAAAGCTGAGAACTCAGAGGTCAATGGTACCTTGCAGTTACTcagtgagaatgtgggccctgaaCTGAAACTAGACATCCCTGTGCCAGAGACCTTACAGCAAGGTCAGCCATCATTTGACACTGTTCATCAGGGCCACAGCGAAACATTGCACCAAGTTGCTCCTTTAGGCCTCTCTGACCCATGTGAATTTAACAAGCTGTATCTACTGAACCTCTCGGTGGAAACTGTAGAAAGTAACTCAGCTCGTGTACGTTGGCAGACTTCAATCTCTCATACCCACGGGCATGTCTTATTCAGGGTGCTGTATGAGCGTTTTGGGCAGAGTGGCCGCTTTCAGCGTTTTGTATATCCTCGGGGCCATGCAGAATCTTTAACTTTACTGGAGCTCACCGAAGATACTCCATATCTTGTGTGTGTTGAGAGTCTAATTAATGGCCGAGCTTGTCCTGTGGCCCCTAGGGAACATTGTGTAGGACTTGTGACATCACCTTCAGAAGATCATCGCCCTTTGCTAAATTATCAAATGTTAGCCTTGGGGCTGCTAGCTCTCAACGCTTTGCTTCTTTTGCTAGGGTTGATTATTTGGGGTTCGAAGAGAGCACGCAAGAAATGGTGTCGTAGAAGAGCCCCTGTCCACGTACGTCAAATGTACTCTACTCGTCGGCCCTACAGGTCTGTGGGTACTGGAGTTTCCACTGATTTCTCAGGTTTCCAGTCACATCGACCTCGCACTGCTGTGTGTGCTTTAGGAGAATCTGACCTTATTGAGTTTCCAGGCTGTGACCGTTTCAGAGAGGGAGGAAATCTACACAGAGATGACCTCCTGCAGAGATTCACAGACTAA